From Rhodopseudomonas palustris, a single genomic window includes:
- a CDS encoding acetolactate synthase large subunit, with translation MNGAQSVVRTLVNCGVEVCFANPGTSEMHFVAALDSVSGMRPVLCLFEGVVTGAADGYGRIAGKPAVNLLHLGPGLANGLANLHNARRAATPIVNIVGDHAAYHLQYDAPLTSDIAGFARPVSSWIHESKSAGAVASDTARAVQAACAAPGGIATLIMPADVAWNPAARAAHKLPEIGPSKVAADTVEAIAKLLSNGKKSALLLRGSALLGDALEAAGRVAAKTGVRLLCDTFAPQTELGAGRVPLERIPYFSEQITAFLKDVEQLILVGAKPPVSFFAYPGKPSWGAPEGCLIDYLAQPHEDGAQAVKDLAAAVGAPAEPAARTQLVLPDLPKGKLNSLGVAQAIAHLTPDHAIYAEEANTSGLPFQMILPKARPHTHLPLTGGSIGQGLPLAIGAAIAAPDRKVVCPHGDGGAAYTMQALWTMAREKLDVTVVIYANRSYAILNIELQRVGASGAGANALSMLDLHNPEMNWMKIAEGLGVEASRATTAEEFSAQYASAMSQRGPRLIEALI, from the coding sequence ATGAACGGCGCACAGTCGGTGGTGCGGACGCTGGTAAATTGCGGCGTCGAGGTGTGTTTCGCCAATCCAGGCACCTCGGAAATGCACTTCGTCGCGGCGCTGGATTCGGTCAGCGGGATGCGGCCGGTACTGTGCCTGTTCGAAGGCGTGGTCACCGGCGCCGCCGACGGCTACGGCCGGATCGCCGGCAAGCCGGCGGTGAACCTGCTGCATCTCGGCCCCGGCCTCGCCAACGGCCTTGCCAATCTGCACAACGCCCGCCGCGCCGCGACGCCGATCGTCAACATCGTCGGAGACCACGCCGCCTATCACCTGCAATACGACGCGCCGCTGACCTCCGACATCGCCGGCTTCGCGCGGCCGGTGTCGAGCTGGATCCATGAATCCAAGAGCGCCGGGGCGGTGGCGAGCGATACCGCGCGCGCGGTGCAGGCGGCTTGCGCGGCGCCGGGCGGCATCGCCACGCTGATCATGCCGGCGGACGTCGCCTGGAATCCGGCGGCGCGCGCAGCGCACAAGCTGCCGGAGATCGGTCCGTCCAAGGTTGCGGCCGACACCGTCGAGGCAATCGCCAAGCTGCTGTCGAACGGCAAGAAGTCTGCGCTGCTGCTGCGCGGATCGGCGCTGCTCGGCGATGCGCTGGAGGCGGCCGGACGGGTCGCAGCCAAGACCGGGGTCCGGCTGCTGTGCGACACCTTCGCGCCGCAGACCGAACTCGGTGCCGGCCGCGTCCCACTCGAGCGCATCCCGTATTTCTCGGAGCAGATCACTGCGTTCCTCAAAGACGTCGAGCAACTGATCCTGGTCGGCGCCAAGCCACCGGTGTCGTTCTTCGCCTATCCGGGCAAGCCGAGCTGGGGCGCGCCGGAAGGTTGCCTGATCGATTATCTGGCGCAGCCGCATGAGGATGGCGCGCAGGCGGTGAAGGATCTCGCTGCCGCGGTGGGCGCGCCGGCCGAGCCGGCCGCTCGGACTCAGCTGGTATTGCCCGATCTGCCGAAGGGCAAGCTCAATTCGCTCGGCGTCGCGCAGGCGATCGCGCATCTGACGCCCGACCACGCGATCTACGCCGAGGAGGCCAACACCTCCGGCCTGCCGTTCCAGATGATCCTGCCGAAGGCGCGGCCGCACACCCATCTGCCGCTGACCGGCGGCTCGATCGGGCAGGGGCTGCCGCTGGCGATCGGCGCGGCGATCGCGGCGCCGGATCGCAAGGTGGTGTGTCCGCACGGCGACGGCGGCGCCGCCTACACCATGCAGGCGCTGTGGACGATGGCGCGCGAAAAGCTCGATGTCACCGTGGTGATCTACGCCAATCGCTCCTACGCGATCCTCAACATCGAGCTGCAGCGGGTCGGTGCCTCCGGCGCCGGCGCCAATGCGCTGTCGATGCTCGATCTGCACAATCCGGAAATGAACTGGATGAAGATCGCCGAAGGTCTCGGCGTCGAAGCCAGCCGCGCCACCACCGCCGAGGAATTCTCCGCGCAATACGCTTCGGCGATGAGCCAGCGCGGTCCGCGGCTGATCGAAGCCTTGATCTGA
- a CDS encoding FAD-binding oxidoreductase, which yields MTQDIVGTLRTIVGDGGVLEAAELSKRSAGTYRFDTLKAAALVRPTSTQQVSEILRWCHANGVHVVTHGGLTGLVHGADAEPSEVILSLERMRTIEEIDPKQRTAVVQAGVPLQALQDEVDKHDLAFPLDLGSRGTATLGGNAATNAGGNRVIRYGMTREMILGLEVVLSDGTVLSSLNHLIKNNAGYDLKQLFIGSEGTLGVITRLVLRLREKPLATNMAFVGLDSFDAVAKFLKHCDRALGGTLSAFEVMWQSFYRLVTSPPAKGQPPIGQDHAYYVLVESQGSDQELDGQRFTAAMEAALESGLIADAAIAQSEEDCRSFWALRDDVGQVLQGGMPIVFDVSLPIAAMEGYADTLRETLDSEIGDHRLWIFGHLGDGNLHVVVQVKPMEYLALRPKVEALVYRPLAACNGSVSAEHGIGLEKKPYLYVSRSANEIALMRTLKQALDPKGILNPGKIFDPGPMLGAR from the coding sequence ATGACCCAGGATATCGTCGGCACACTCCGGACCATCGTCGGCGACGGCGGCGTGCTCGAGGCCGCCGAGCTGTCGAAGCGCTCCGCCGGCACCTATCGGTTCGATACGCTGAAAGCCGCGGCGCTGGTGCGGCCGACCTCGACGCAGCAGGTGTCGGAGATCCTGCGCTGGTGCCACGCCAATGGCGTTCACGTCGTCACCCATGGCGGCCTGACCGGCCTCGTTCACGGCGCCGATGCCGAGCCCAGCGAAGTGATTCTGTCGCTGGAGCGGATGCGGACGATCGAGGAGATCGATCCGAAGCAGCGCACCGCCGTGGTGCAGGCCGGCGTGCCGCTGCAGGCGCTGCAGGACGAGGTCGACAAACACGATCTGGCGTTTCCGCTCGATCTCGGCTCGCGTGGCACCGCCACGCTCGGCGGCAATGCCGCCACCAATGCCGGCGGCAACCGTGTGATCCGCTACGGCATGACACGCGAGATGATCCTCGGCCTCGAAGTGGTGCTCTCCGACGGCACCGTGCTGTCGTCGCTCAACCATCTGATCAAGAACAACGCCGGCTACGATCTGAAGCAGTTGTTCATCGGCTCGGAAGGTACGCTCGGCGTGATCACGCGGCTGGTGCTGCGGCTGCGCGAAAAGCCGCTCGCCACCAACATGGCGTTCGTCGGCCTCGACAGCTTCGATGCGGTGGCGAAGTTCCTGAAGCACTGCGACCGCGCCCTCGGCGGCACGCTGTCGGCGTTCGAGGTGATGTGGCAGTCGTTCTACCGGCTGGTCACCAGCCCGCCCGCCAAGGGGCAGCCGCCGATCGGGCAGGACCACGCCTACTACGTGCTGGTCGAAAGCCAAGGCTCCGATCAGGAACTGGACGGCCAGCGCTTCACCGCGGCAATGGAGGCGGCGCTGGAATCCGGGCTGATCGCCGACGCTGCGATCGCGCAATCGGAAGAGGATTGCCGCTCGTTCTGGGCGCTCCGCGACGATGTCGGTCAAGTGCTGCAGGGCGGCATGCCGATCGTGTTCGACGTCTCGCTGCCGATCGCCGCGATGGAAGGCTATGCCGACACCTTACGCGAGACGCTGGACAGCGAGATCGGAGATCACCGGCTGTGGATCTTCGGTCATCTCGGCGACGGCAATCTGCACGTCGTCGTACAGGTCAAGCCGATGGAGTATCTCGCGCTGCGGCCGAAGGTCGAAGCATTGGTGTACCGGCCGCTCGCCGCCTGTAACGGCTCGGTCTCGGCCGAGCACGGCATTGGCCTGGAAAAGAAGCCGTATCTCTATGTCAGCCGCAGCGCCAACGAGATCGCACTGATGCGCACGCTGAAGCAAGCTCTCGACCCCAAGGGCATTCTCAATCCCGGCAAGATCTTCGACCCTGGGCCGATGCTCGGGGCACGATGA